The Phycisphaeraceae bacterium genome window below encodes:
- the atpH gene encoding ATP synthase F1 subunit delta has translation MAEQSSDLFHMVEAVYARALLELAEEAAQVEPVADEIAQIYDLVQKEPQVTQLLASRTLSLEQRDEVLVKAFQGKVSDLVFRFLRVLVRKNRFDEFPGIAQAFRHFVDQKHGILEVSAYVAQPLDNESSNRITQRVGELTGRKVRLRQTLQPDMVGGVKIRVGDELIDGSVATQIRLIKEKLIEAGRTKAREMAGRV, from the coding sequence ATGGCTGAGCAATCAAGTGATCTCTTTCATATGGTCGAAGCGGTCTATGCCCGTGCTCTGCTGGAGCTGGCCGAGGAAGCCGCGCAGGTCGAGCCGGTGGCCGATGAGATCGCCCAGATTTATGACCTGGTACAGAAAGAGCCGCAGGTCACGCAACTGCTGGCGAGCCGAACACTGAGCCTCGAACAACGCGACGAAGTTCTGGTCAAGGCGTTTCAGGGGAAAGTCAGCGATCTGGTTTTCCGCTTCCTCCGCGTGCTGGTGAGAAAAAACCGGTTCGATGAGTTTCCCGGTATCGCGCAGGCATTCCGTCACTTCGTCGATCAGAAACACGGCATCCTCGAAGTGTCAGCCTATGTCGCACAGCCGCTCGATAACGAATCTTCCAACCGCATCACACAGCGCGTCGGCGAGCTGACCGGCCGCAAGGTTCGCCTGCGACAGACGCTTCAGCCGGACATGGTTGGCGGGGTGAAAATTCGCGTCGGTGATGAGCTTATTGACGGCTCGGTGGCGACGCAGATTCGTCTCATCAAGGAAAAACTGATCGAAGCGGGCCGCACAAAGGCACGCGAAATGGCGGGCAGAGTTTAA
- the atpF gene encoding F0F1 ATP synthase subunit B gives MKLGSKPGSKLCLASLLVLAQAAVAFATEASHGGAEAPASPFAGTIYQSAAAVLVFVILLVLLRKYAWAPILKGLQDRENKIRTDLHSAESASKKAATTLADYQRQLAEAKQQSAEIMENGRREAEKVAARIQSETQAEIDAMKKRATAEIIFAKEQALADIFSQAATLGSDIAGKILRREINPADQQRLVQESLATLKKEDLN, from the coding sequence ATGAAACTCGGCTCAAAACCCGGCTCGAAACTCTGCCTCGCCTCCCTGCTGGTCCTGGCGCAAGCCGCCGTCGCTTTTGCAACAGAAGCGTCACACGGCGGCGCGGAAGCACCCGCTTCACCCTTCGCTGGCACGATCTATCAGTCGGCAGCGGCGGTGCTCGTATTCGTCATCCTGCTCGTGCTGCTGCGCAAGTACGCCTGGGCACCGATCCTCAAGGGTCTGCAGGACCGTGAGAACAAAATCAGGACCGACCTTCACAGCGCCGAGTCCGCTTCGAAAAAGGCAGCCACCACGCTCGCCGACTACCAGCGTCAGCTCGCCGAAGCGAAGCAGCAGTCGGCTGAAATCATGGAGAACGGCCGGCGCGAAGCGGAAAAGGTCGCGGCCCGCATCCAGTCAGAAACTCAGGCTGAGATCGACGCCATGAAGAAACGCGCCACCGCCGAGATCATCTTCGCCAAGGAGCAAGCGCTGGCTGACATCTTCTCACAGGCGGCAACGCTCGGATCGGACATCGCAGGCAAGATTCTCCGCCGTGAAATCAACCCCGCGGATCAGCAGCGGCTCGTGCAGGAATCACTGGCGACTCTCAAGAAAGAGGACCTCAACTGA
- a CDS encoding ATP synthase F0 subunit C: MAQEHAAATASAGWWVFPGGLATAWLGAALGTGLIVIGAARGIGNIGASAVEAIARQPEAGGQIFTSMLLSAALIEGFTLFGVVVTLLIALKSAA, from the coding sequence ATGGCACAGGAGCACGCGGCGGCGACCGCCAGCGCAGGCTGGTGGGTGTTCCCCGGTGGTCTGGCGACGGCGTGGCTCGGTGCGGCACTGGGCACCGGCCTGATCGTCATTGGTGCGGCACGCGGCATCGGCAACATCGGCGCTTCGGCAGTCGAAGCCATCGCTCGTCAGCCCGAAGCCGGCGGACAGATCTTTACCTCCATGCTTCTGTCAGCGGCCCTCATCGAAGGCTTTACGCTCTTCGGTGTCGTCGTAACGCTGCTGATCGCCCTCAAGTCCGCCGCCTGA
- the atpB gene encoding F0F1 ATP synthase subunit A, which translates to MDSLVPMLAANPVDHVIDKPIIEGDWGLGHGWVISNVTVMLVLSGIVTALVVIPAARKIATGGQHGHRTIDDYRTQGLWSNLVETICLYLRDQVFRPVLHEQTDRFVPMLWTFFWFILINNILGLVPILDATAGIGHLMGAEIGHHGHGIGGTATQSIWVTGALAVIAFLFYNFVALVKDPIAYFKHLTAGAPVLMWPIMIPVEILGMFVKPFALALRLFANMTGGHIIIAVLLSFVVSLIQALGGVGYGLAVIPLLGSAVINLLEILVAFIQAYLFTFLTCLFLGQLVVHHHEHGEEHGNGDGLPHTGPHDDTVGFDRPNHPAHGAPHA; encoded by the coding sequence ATGGATTCTCTGGTTCCGATGCTCGCTGCCAATCCCGTCGATCACGTCATTGACAAGCCCATCATCGAGGGTGACTGGGGCCTCGGTCATGGCTGGGTGATCAGCAACGTGACCGTCATGCTGGTGCTCTCGGGTATCGTCACTGCACTGGTAGTCATTCCCGCAGCCCGCAAAATCGCCACCGGCGGTCAGCATGGGCATCGCACCATCGACGACTACCGCACACAGGGACTCTGGTCGAACCTTGTCGAAACGATCTGCCTCTATCTCCGCGATCAGGTCTTTCGCCCCGTACTCCACGAGCAGACGGATCGTTTCGTTCCGATGCTCTGGACGTTTTTCTGGTTCATCCTGATTAACAACATCCTCGGCCTGGTCCCGATCCTCGACGCCACGGCCGGCATCGGCCATCTGATGGGAGCGGAGATCGGCCACCACGGACACGGCATCGGCGGTACGGCGACGCAGTCGATCTGGGTCACCGGCGCACTGGCTGTCATCGCCTTCCTTTTCTACAACTTCGTCGCACTGGTCAAGGATCCGATCGCCTACTTCAAGCACCTGACTGCCGGTGCTCCGGTCCTGATGTGGCCGATCATGATCCCCGTCGAAATCCTGGGCATGTTCGTCAAGCCCTTTGCTCTGGCTCTGCGGCTTTTCGCCAACATGACCGGCGGTCACATCATCATCGCGGTCCTGCTGTCCTTCGTCGTCTCGCTCATTCAGGCGCTGGGCGGCGTGGGTTACGGCCTGGCGGTGATCCCCCTGCTGGGTAGCGCGGTCATCAACCTGCTGGAGATCCTGGTGGCGTTCATCCAGGCGTATCTCTTTACGTTCCTTACGTGTCTCTTCCTTGGTCAACTCGTCGTGCATCATCACGAGCATGGCGAGGAACACGGCAACGGCGACGGCCTGCCGCATACGGGGCCTCACGATGACACCGTAGGATTCGATCGTCCCAACCATCCGGCTCACGGAGCGCCTCATGCGTGA
- a CDS encoding AtpZ/AtpI family protein — protein sequence MAEPPFKAPGGRRSDSNYRANPLSLVGTGLELGGIVAILTLLGWWLDRRYDLTPWLMLTGAFIGIVGGLYNVYRQGKRYFK from the coding sequence ATGGCCGAGCCGCCCTTCAAGGCGCCTGGTGGTCGCAGGTCGGATTCCAACTATCGGGCCAATCCGTTGTCCCTCGTGGGTACCGGGCTTGAGCTGGGTGGAATCGTCGCGATACTGACCCTGCTGGGATGGTGGCTCGACCGTCGGTACGACCTGACGCCATGGCTGATGCTGACCGGAGCGTTCATCGGCATCGTCGGCGGCCTTTACAACGTGTATCGCCAAGGAAAACGATACTTCAAGTAA
- a CDS encoding undecaprenyl/decaprenyl-phosphate alpha-N-acetylglucosaminyl 1-phosphate transferase yields MIVLCLMLAVAAFLLSAPLTWVLIGLSHRRGLVDAPDLTGGRKNHARPTPNTGGIAIFSAITIPIALLMAAIWLVPQNTWTGPMAAVAPHIEGLRSQTPMAVGVLAALLAVHVLGLIDDRKRLGPYSKLIVQLLIALGLVLFCQLRILEFLGRRYGMPGELVSVVLSVLWIVVIVNALNFLDNMDGLTAGIGAICAALYLAATLIGGQWFVAGTAALLAGALVGFLVFNFPPAKIFMGDGGSLVVGLLLAIVSIRTTYFAADATHMPGAWYGVLMPLMVLAIPLYDFTSVTLIRLAQGKSPFQGDQNHFSHRLVRRGLSKRAAVITIWLCTLATGLGGVILGSLDGWKAAVVAGQSAGVIVLLAILERSGLRDP; encoded by the coding sequence ATGATCGTTCTCTGTCTCATGCTCGCGGTAGCAGCATTTCTGCTGAGTGCCCCGCTCACGTGGGTGTTGATCGGCCTGAGCCATCGCCGCGGACTCGTTGATGCGCCCGACTTGACGGGAGGCCGTAAAAATCACGCCCGGCCGACTCCCAACACCGGCGGCATCGCGATTTTTTCAGCTATCACTATTCCCATCGCCCTGCTGATGGCGGCGATCTGGCTGGTGCCGCAAAACACATGGACGGGTCCGATGGCTGCGGTCGCACCGCACATCGAGGGACTTCGCAGCCAGACTCCGATGGCCGTTGGTGTGCTTGCAGCACTGCTGGCAGTTCACGTGCTCGGACTCATCGACGATCGTAAACGTCTGGGGCCTTATTCCAAGCTCATCGTGCAACTGCTGATCGCTCTGGGACTCGTGCTGTTCTGTCAGTTGCGAATACTCGAATTTCTTGGCCGCCGCTACGGAATGCCGGGCGAGCTGGTCAGCGTCGTGCTGTCCGTGTTGTGGATTGTCGTCATCGTCAACGCTCTTAATTTTCTCGACAACATGGACGGCCTGACTGCCGGCATCGGCGCCATCTGTGCGGCACTCTATCTGGCGGCCACGCTGATCGGCGGCCAGTGGTTTGTTGCCGGAACCGCGGCACTGCTGGCGGGAGCACTGGTCGGATTTCTCGTGTTCAATTTTCCGCCGGCGAAGATTTTCATGGGTGACGGCGGCTCGCTCGTCGTCGGCCTGCTGCTGGCGATCGTCAGCATCCGCACGACTTACTTTGCAGCGGACGCGACCCACATGCCGGGAGCCTGGTACGGCGTGCTCATGCCCCTGATGGTCCTGGCAATCCCGCTTTATGACTTCACCAGCGTCACCCTCATCCGTCTGGCGCAGGGTAAAAGCCCATTTCAGGGCGATCAAAATCATTTCTCCCACCGACTCGTGCGGCGGGGTCTGAGCAAACGTGCGGCTGTCATCACCATCTGGCTTTGCACCCTCGCTACGGGACTGGGCGGGGTGATCCTCGGATCACTCGACGGCTGGAAAGCCGCAGTGGTCGCAGGCCAGTCTGCCGGCGTCATCGTGCTGCTGGCTATCCTCGAACGCAGCGGTCTCCGCGACCCGTAA
- a CDS encoding 4-hydroxy-tetrahydrodipicolinate reductase, translating into MISIAINGAAGRMGRRLVALAAEDSDLRVVGALDRTEVGQDAGLLAGIKKLDVPVTPSLSGKVDAVIDFTVPAGTRAAIETCVKTGSALVIGTTGLAEADQKLIDDAAGKIAVLQAPNMSLGVNLLFALAAQVAKRLGDDYDIEITEAHHRFKKDAPSGTALGIAQAICDATGKSITKDVVHGRHGDEVMRQRGQIGMHALRMGDVVGEHTASFATLGERLELTHVATTRDVFARGALRAAKWLAAPDRKPGRYRMADVLGL; encoded by the coding sequence ATGATTTCCATTGCTATCAACGGAGCCGCGGGCCGAATGGGTCGGCGTCTGGTCGCACTGGCGGCTGAGGATTCCGATCTTCGGGTCGTCGGGGCGCTGGACCGAACCGAAGTAGGCCAGGATGCCGGTCTGCTGGCGGGGATTAAGAAGCTGGACGTTCCCGTGACACCTTCGCTGTCAGGGAAAGTGGACGCGGTAATTGATTTCACCGTTCCCGCGGGTACGCGCGCCGCCATCGAAACGTGCGTCAAGACCGGTTCCGCCCTGGTGATCGGAACCACCGGCCTGGCTGAAGCTGACCAAAAACTCATCGATGATGCCGCTGGAAAAATCGCCGTCCTCCAGGCACCAAACATGAGTCTGGGCGTCAATCTGCTATTCGCGCTTGCAGCCCAGGTCGCCAAACGGCTGGGCGATGATTACGACATCGAGATCACCGAAGCTCACCACCGCTTCAAAAAGGACGCCCCTTCCGGCACCGCATTGGGGATCGCACAGGCTATCTGCGATGCGACCGGCAAAAGCATCACAAAAGATGTCGTGCATGGCCGACACGGGGATGAGGTGATGCGACAGCGCGGACAGATCGGCATGCACGCCCTGCGCATGGGTGATGTCGTCGGCGAACACACCGCGAGCTTTGCCACGTTGGGCGAGAGACTGGAGCTGACACACGTGGCTACAACCCGTGATGTGTTTGCACGCGGCGCACTGCGGGCCGCCAAGTGGCTGGCTGCCCCGGATCGGAAACCCGGACGGTATCGCATGGCGGACGTGCTGGGTTTGTAG
- a CDS encoding antibiotic biosynthesis monooxygenase, translating to MVTVGMNYQIIPGKEKTFEDVFRAVVGAMSKMPGHSRSNLYRDAFDAQRYLIVSDWSDRAAFDAFIRSEQFRNVANWGKEQILAGRPTHEYYEKNA from the coding sequence ATGGTTACCGTCGGCATGAATTACCAGATTATTCCCGGCAAAGAAAAAACCTTCGAGGATGTCTTTCGGGCTGTCGTCGGGGCCATGAGCAAAATGCCCGGCCACTCTCGGAGTAACCTGTACCGCGATGCCTTTGATGCTCAACGCTATCTCATCGTGTCGGACTGGAGCGACCGGGCGGCCTTTGATGCTTTCATCCGCTCGGAGCAGTTCCGCAATGTCGCCAACTGGGGCAAAGAACAGATCCTTGCCGGTCGCCCGACACACGAGTACTACGAGAAAAACGCGTAA
- a CDS encoding tetratricopeptide repeat protein: MAFNFFKKSKDETPSPAGGSAASAKSSAGSAPAGGAEEGGGFKRDERKAEKWFHHAQAVADHDFAIECYIHGLEHDPDNMKSHEAAYDVARKRKLSGGKSAGLGEKFGGGKGPVHKFLHAEKIWLKDPDNIGQMIATMSRAVEADEAEQDLQLGEFAYWIGSLIIQPRAKHLSVSQLIEVRELFARVNAFDKAAETCKMILAQDPANSQHLQRLKDLEAERTIRDGNYGGGKEGDFRENIKDSEKQRQLEQDDAIGKTESVIEETITRRRAELEEAPDDLDRARKLVDALLLKESDSTDDEAIKLLHDIWGKSGQYQHKARIGDVKIRQYNRQLRVLKPIAEASAPNSEDRKAFMELANKKLHFELTEFTERSQNYPTDMGVRYELGRRLFAMKRFDEAISAFQQAKVDPKWRAASNEYLGQCYIHQGWLDEAIQTFDEGLKANPDDKRKLELLYHRMDALERSAIKNHNLEHAREAQKSGSQIMQTNIGYKDIRARMEKIRKIVEDLSKPAT, translated from the coding sequence ATGGCCTTTAACTTCTTTAAGAAAAGCAAAGACGAAACTCCCTCCCCAGCCGGCGGGAGTGCCGCAAGCGCAAAATCGTCAGCCGGTTCCGCGCCGGCAGGCGGAGCCGAGGAAGGCGGCGGCTTCAAGCGCGACGAGCGCAAGGCTGAAAAATGGTTCCATCATGCGCAGGCCGTGGCCGACCATGACTTCGCGATCGAGTGTTACATCCACGGCTTAGAGCACGACCCCGACAACATGAAGTCGCACGAGGCCGCTTACGATGTGGCCCGTAAACGTAAACTCAGCGGCGGTAAGTCCGCAGGGCTAGGTGAAAAATTCGGCGGCGGCAAAGGCCCCGTTCACAAGTTTCTCCACGCGGAGAAAATCTGGCTCAAAGACCCCGACAACATCGGACAGATGATTGCGACCATGAGCCGTGCTGTCGAGGCTGACGAGGCCGAACAGGATCTGCAACTCGGTGAGTTTGCCTATTGGATCGGCTCGCTCATCATCCAGCCGCGTGCCAAGCATTTATCCGTATCGCAACTGATCGAAGTGCGTGAACTCTTCGCGCGAGTCAACGCTTTCGATAAAGCAGCTGAAACCTGCAAAATGATCCTCGCGCAGGATCCCGCCAACAGCCAGCATCTCCAGCGTCTGAAGGACCTCGAAGCGGAACGAACGATCCGTGACGGCAACTACGGCGGAGGCAAGGAAGGCGACTTCCGTGAAAACATCAAGGACTCGGAAAAGCAACGCCAGCTTGAGCAGGATGACGCAATCGGCAAGACCGAATCGGTCATCGAGGAGACGATCACCCGACGTCGTGCTGAGCTTGAGGAAGCACCCGACGATCTCGACCGTGCCCGAAAGCTGGTCGATGCGCTGCTGCTGAAAGAATCGGATTCCACGGACGACGAGGCGATCAAGCTTCTGCACGATATCTGGGGCAAGTCGGGTCAATACCAGCACAAAGCCCGCATCGGCGATGTGAAGATCCGCCAGTACAACCGTCAGCTTCGGGTTCTCAAACCGATCGCTGAGGCTTCCGCGCCCAACTCCGAAGATCGCAAGGCTTTCATGGAGTTAGCGAATAAGAAGCTCCATTTCGAACTGACCGAGTTCACTGAGCGGTCACAGAACTACCCGACCGACATGGGTGTGCGTTATGAGTTAGGCCGCCGTCTTTTTGCCATGAAGCGATTCGACGAGGCGATCAGCGCGTTTCAGCAGGCCAAGGTGGACCCGAAATGGCGTGCTGCGTCGAATGAATACCTCGGCCAGTGCTACATTCATCAAGGCTGGCTCGACGAAGCGATCCAGACTTTTGACGAGGGCCTCAAAGCCAACCCCGACGATAAGCGAAAACTCGAATTGCTCTATCACCGGATGGATGCGTTGGAGCGTTCCGCAATCAAGAATCACAATCTCGAACACGCACGAGAAGCGCA